The following proteins are co-located in the Gordonia polyisoprenivorans genome:
- a CDS encoding aminotransferase class I/II-fold pyridoxal phosphate-dependent enzyme, translating to MNYHSKSADELRATQEDLRKLYDALCAAGLTLDLTRGKPAPEQLDLSNELLSLPGADFRAADGTDTRNYGGLRGLPELREIFSEIFAVDPANLIAYGNASLEIMHHLTTFGLLRGTVDSAQPWSSGPVKFLCPVPGYDRHFAITEQYGIEMVPVPMNPDGPDVDACAALTAADPSIKGMWAVPTYSNPTGVTFSAEVTEGLLSMPAADDFRIYWDNAYAVHTLVDEAPTPLPVIEMAAAAGNPNRVYVLGSTSKITFAGAGVSFFGSSKANVDWFVENIGFATIGPDKVNQLRHARFFGDAAGVRAHMARHRDILAPKFATVLGILEDRLAESKVASWSEPEGGYFINLDVPDGAASRTIALAKDAGIALTPAGSTFPYKNDPHDRNIRLAPTFPSIDDLQVAMDGVATCVLLAATETLLSAHGS from the coding sequence TTGAACTATCACTCCAAGAGTGCCGACGAGCTTCGCGCCACCCAGGAGGACCTCCGAAAGCTCTACGACGCGCTGTGCGCGGCAGGGCTGACCCTCGATCTCACCCGCGGCAAGCCCGCGCCCGAGCAACTTGATCTGTCCAACGAGTTGCTGTCACTGCCCGGCGCCGATTTCCGTGCCGCGGACGGCACCGACACCCGCAACTACGGCGGCCTGCGTGGTTTGCCGGAGCTGCGGGAGATCTTCAGCGAGATCTTCGCGGTCGATCCCGCGAATCTGATCGCCTACGGCAACGCGAGTCTCGAGATCATGCATCACCTGACGACGTTCGGGTTGCTGCGTGGCACCGTGGATTCGGCGCAACCATGGTCGTCGGGTCCGGTGAAATTCCTGTGCCCGGTTCCCGGATACGACCGCCACTTCGCGATCACCGAGCAGTACGGCATCGAGATGGTGCCGGTGCCGATGAACCCCGACGGCCCCGACGTCGACGCGTGCGCGGCACTGACTGCCGCCGACCCGTCGATCAAGGGCATGTGGGCGGTACCCACCTACTCCAACCCGACCGGCGTCACCTTCTCCGCGGAGGTCACCGAGGGCCTGCTGTCGATGCCGGCCGCCGACGACTTCCGTATCTACTGGGACAACGCCTACGCGGTGCACACCCTCGTCGACGAGGCGCCGACGCCGCTGCCGGTGATCGAGATGGCCGCTGCCGCAGGCAATCCCAATCGCGTCTACGTGCTCGGCTCGACATCGAAAATCACTTTCGCCGGTGCCGGGGTCTCGTTCTTCGGATCGTCGAAGGCCAACGTCGACTGGTTCGTCGAGAACATCGGCTTCGCGACCATCGGTCCCGACAAGGTGAACCAGCTGCGCCACGCGCGGTTCTTCGGTGACGCCGCCGGGGTGCGTGCCCACATGGCCCGCCATCGCGACATCCTCGCCCCCAAGTTCGCGACCGTGCTCGGCATCCTCGAGGATCGGCTCGCGGAGTCGAAGGTCGCGTCGTGGTCCGAGCCCGAGGGCGGCTATTTCATCAATCTCGACGTGCCCGACGGCGCGGCGAGCCGGACCATCGCGTTGGCCAAGGACGCGGGTATCGCGCTGACACCGGCGGGTTCGACGTTCCCGTACAAGAACGACCCGCACGACCGCAACATCCGGTTGGCGCCGACCTTCCCGAGCATCGACGACCTGCAGGTCGCGATGGACGGTGTCGCCACCTGCGTGCTGCTCGCCGCGACGGAGACGCTGCTCTCCGCGCACGGTTCCTGA
- a CDS encoding amino acid permease, producing the protein MTSVDRQSSESTAAAGHGSLGSSLKPRHITMISIAGVIGAGLFVGSANAIEKAGPAVLISYAMAGALVVLVMRMLGEMATANPDTGSFSVYADRALGRWAGFSVGWLYWWFWVLVIPVEATAAASILTDLIGGAQWIWALAVTMLLTVTNLISVGNYGEFEFWFALIKVVAIVLFIIVGVAAMLGWIPSSEVSGIHHLWQPDGFMPNGFGAVIAGMLITMFSFMGTEIVTIAAAESPNPEKGITKAVNSVIWRISLFYLGSIFVVVSLLPYNKLPDGSYQSVLEAIGIPHAALIMDIVILTAVASCLNSALYTASRMLFSLGTRHDAPWAVRRLTRNGVPWVSVLLSMVIGFLAVIGNYVLPDKIFAWLLATSGAIALFVYLTIAASQLKLGRTLRQEGHRPAVTMWLFPYLTGAVMVFIVAVLVLMVFDAGQRQAIIFSAISALIIVAAGVIVQKRSTDPHPVTPAQQ; encoded by the coding sequence ATGACCTCTGTCGACAGACAATCCTCCGAATCGACCGCCGCGGCCGGGCACGGTTCACTCGGGTCGAGCCTCAAGCCCCGACACATCACCATGATCTCCATCGCCGGCGTCATCGGTGCCGGTCTGTTCGTCGGTTCGGCGAACGCCATCGAGAAGGCCGGACCGGCGGTATTGATCTCCTACGCAATGGCAGGCGCTCTGGTCGTGCTGGTGATGCGCATGCTCGGCGAGATGGCGACCGCCAACCCCGACACCGGCTCGTTCTCGGTGTACGCTGACCGCGCCCTCGGCCGCTGGGCCGGCTTCTCCGTCGGCTGGCTGTACTGGTGGTTCTGGGTGCTCGTGATCCCCGTCGAGGCGACGGCCGCGGCGTCGATCCTCACCGATCTCATCGGTGGCGCGCAATGGATCTGGGCGCTGGCGGTCACGATGCTGTTGACCGTCACCAACCTGATCAGCGTCGGCAACTACGGCGAGTTCGAGTTCTGGTTCGCGTTGATCAAGGTCGTCGCGATCGTGTTGTTCATCATCGTCGGTGTCGCGGCGATGCTCGGCTGGATTCCGAGTTCGGAGGTCAGCGGCATCCATCATCTGTGGCAGCCGGACGGCTTCATGCCCAACGGTTTCGGCGCGGTCATCGCCGGCATGCTCATCACGATGTTCTCGTTCATGGGCACCGAGATCGTTACCATCGCCGCAGCCGAATCACCCAACCCGGAGAAGGGCATCACCAAGGCGGTCAACTCGGTGATCTGGCGGATCTCGCTGTTCTATCTCGGCTCGATCTTCGTCGTCGTGTCCCTGCTGCCCTACAACAAGCTGCCCGACGGCTCCTACCAGTCGGTGCTCGAGGCGATCGGCATCCCGCACGCCGCGCTGATCATGGACATCGTCATCCTGACCGCCGTCGCCTCGTGCCTGAACTCCGCGCTCTACACCGCCTCCCGCATGCTGTTCTCGCTCGGCACCCGGCACGACGCACCGTGGGCCGTGCGACGGCTGACCCGCAACGGCGTGCCGTGGGTGTCGGTGCTGTTGTCGATGGTCATCGGATTCCTGGCGGTGATCGGCAACTATGTGTTGCCGGACAAGATCTTTGCGTGGCTGCTGGCCACGAGCGGCGCAATCGCGCTGTTCGTCTATCTGACCATCGCCGCCAGCCAGCTGAAACTCGGCCGCACGCTGCGTCAAGAAGGGCATCGGCCCGCGGTGACGATGTGGTTGTTCCCCTACCTGACCGGTGCGGTGATGGTGTTCATCGTCGCGGTACTGGTGCTCATGGTGTTCGACGCAGGACAGCGGCAGGCGATCATCTTCTCCGCGATCTCCGCGCTGATCATCGTCGCGGCCGGGGTGATCGTCCAGAAGCGCAGCACCGATCCGCATCCGGTCACCCCCGCGCAGCAGTAG
- a CDS encoding SGNH/GDSL hydrolase family protein, with translation MPDMPGAATLRRIVIVIVALLASILGAVVESPSAHALPSGLNYVALGDSRASGNMPGLQPSDGCWRSSTSYPSVLARIAHVRSFVDRSCAGAWAANVTHLPENGPFGPIPPQIRGVSKTTNLVTISIGGNDLNWGAIAERCQVPLSGNDARCRFNVGHIAAAHRMLAYMEGQVDGVMRAVREKAAPNARIVLVGHGGQVGRRGCWPFVPASDGDAAWMNDFLAQFNATQARIAARYGAAFVDVGARSAGHDPCSAQPWFEGAVPREIAVSGHPNQIGAAMIAEWIREVA, from the coding sequence ATGCCAGATATGCCCGGTGCCGCAACGCTGCGGCGAATCGTGATCGTGATCGTCGCTCTCCTCGCCTCGATACTCGGCGCGGTCGTCGAGAGCCCCTCGGCTCACGCTTTGCCGTCGGGCTTGAACTATGTCGCGCTCGGCGACTCCCGCGCCTCCGGCAACATGCCTGGTCTGCAACCGTCCGACGGTTGTTGGCGGAGTTCCACGTCGTATCCCAGTGTGCTCGCTCGGATCGCGCACGTGCGCAGCTTCGTCGACCGTTCGTGCGCGGGTGCGTGGGCGGCCAACGTGACCCATCTGCCGGAGAACGGGCCGTTCGGGCCGATCCCACCCCAGATCCGAGGCGTCAGCAAGACCACCAACCTCGTCACCATCTCCATCGGCGGAAACGACCTCAACTGGGGAGCCATCGCCGAGCGGTGCCAAGTCCCACTATCCGGCAACGACGCGCGCTGTCGATTCAACGTCGGGCACATCGCTGCGGCGCATCGCATGCTCGCCTACATGGAAGGCCAGGTCGACGGCGTGATGCGCGCGGTGCGCGAGAAGGCCGCACCCAACGCCCGCATCGTGCTCGTCGGCCACGGTGGTCAGGTCGGCAGACGGGGATGCTGGCCGTTCGTCCCCGCATCCGATGGCGACGCCGCCTGGATGAATGACTTTCTCGCACAGTTCAATGCGACTCAGGCGCGGATCGCGGCACGATACGGCGCAGCGTTCGTCGACGTCGGAGCACGCTCGGCCGGACATGACCCGTGCTCGGCTCAGCCATGGTTCGAGGGAGCCGTCCCGCGCGAGATCGCGGTCTCCGGTCACCCCAATCAGATCGGCGCGGCGATGATCGCGGAATGGATCCGTGAGGTCGCCTGA